A region from the Pseudonocardia petroleophila genome encodes:
- a CDS encoding amidohydrolase family protein, with protein MSERPVVLRGGTVLTVDAGRTVLPGHDVLVVGDVIAAIGPDLEVPAGTEEIDATGGVVMPGMIDTHRHMWQTAMRGYGADWTLTQYFVWYYLEWGKIFRPEDVHAGNLLGAWEALDAGVTTTVDWSHGLQTTDHADAAVDALEAVPARFVLAYGNIQDAPANWTATPEFRDFVSRRGSGSDLLGFQLAFDVTGDPTFPEKPAFEVARELGVPVSTHAGVWGATNDDGIKLMHDHGFMTPETVYVHAATLSADSYHRIAATGGSVSVSTESEQSAGQGYPPTWALRAHGIPVSLSMDTSVWWSGDLFSAMRSTLGADRSREHLEAHAAGDTVTHSSLRADQVVEWATRGGAAALGRESELGSVEVGKKADLVLIRNEHSPVSFPLLNPHGHVAFQAQRADVHTVLVNGRVVKRDGRLVDVDLSAVRRTVERTVEHLRSTMGEDAWQQGMNPDIPETKVLDNPYTYTDYRSAGTHGQ; from the coding sequence ATGAGCGAGCGTCCGGTGGTCCTGCGGGGCGGCACCGTCCTGACCGTCGACGCCGGGCGCACCGTGCTGCCCGGGCACGACGTGCTGGTCGTCGGCGACGTCATCGCCGCGATCGGCCCGGACCTGGAGGTGCCCGCGGGCACCGAGGAGATCGACGCGACCGGCGGCGTCGTCATGCCCGGCATGATCGACACCCACCGGCACATGTGGCAGACGGCCATGCGCGGCTACGGCGCCGACTGGACGCTCACCCAGTACTTCGTCTGGTACTACCTGGAGTGGGGCAAGATCTTCCGCCCGGAGGACGTGCACGCGGGCAACCTGCTCGGGGCCTGGGAGGCGCTCGACGCGGGCGTCACCACCACCGTCGACTGGTCGCACGGGCTGCAGACCACCGACCACGCCGACGCCGCCGTCGACGCGCTGGAGGCGGTGCCCGCCCGGTTCGTCCTCGCCTACGGCAACATCCAGGACGCCCCCGCGAACTGGACGGCCACCCCGGAGTTCCGCGACTTCGTGTCCCGCCGCGGCTCGGGCTCGGACCTGCTCGGCTTCCAGCTCGCCTTCGACGTCACCGGCGACCCGACGTTCCCGGAGAAGCCCGCGTTCGAGGTCGCCCGCGAGCTCGGCGTGCCCGTCAGCACGCACGCCGGGGTCTGGGGCGCCACCAACGACGACGGCATCAAGCTGATGCACGACCACGGGTTCATGACCCCGGAGACGGTGTACGTGCACGCGGCCACGCTGTCGGCCGACTCCTACCACCGCATCGCGGCCACCGGCGGCTCCGTGTCGGTGTCGACCGAGAGCGAGCAGAGCGCGGGCCAGGGCTACCCGCCCACGTGGGCGCTGCGCGCGCACGGCATCCCGGTGTCGCTGTCGATGGACACCAGCGTGTGGTGGAGCGGTGACCTGTTCTCCGCGATGCGCAGCACGCTGGGCGCCGACCGCTCGCGCGAGCACCTGGAGGCGCACGCGGCGGGCGACACCGTCACGCACTCGTCGCTGCGCGCCGACCAGGTCGTGGAGTGGGCCACCCGCGGCGGGGCGGCGGCGCTGGGCCGCGAGTCGGAGCTGGGCAGCGTCGAGGTGGGCAAGAAGGCCGACCTCGTGCTGATCAGGAACGAGCACTCCCCCGTGTCGTTCCCGCTGCTCAACCCGCACGGGCACGTCGCGTTCCAGGCGCAGCGCGCCGACGTGCACACGGTGCTGGTGAACGGCCGCGTCGTGAAGCGCGACGGCCGGCTCGTCGACGTCGACCTGTCCGCGGTGCGGCGCACCGTCGAGCGGACGGTGGAGCACCTGCGCTCCACGATGGGCGAGGACGCCTGGCAGCAGGGCATGAACCCCGACATCCCGGAGACGAAGGTGCTGGACAACCCCTACACCTACACCGACTACCGGAGCGCCGGGACCCACGGGCAGTAG
- a CDS encoding GlsB/YeaQ/YmgE family stress response membrane protein — protein MGVIGTIIGWIVFGLIAGFIARAIVPGKDHIGIARTIAVGVVGSILGGIVFGLLTGGFRGFQPAGWIGSIIGAVIVLVVYNRVTGRKQNRL, from the coding sequence TCATCGGAACCATCATCGGGTGGATCGTCTTCGGCCTGATCGCCGGCTTCATCGCCCGTGCGATCGTGCCCGGGAAGGACCACATCGGCATCGCGCGCACGATCGCGGTCGGCGTGGTCGGCTCGATCCTCGGCGGGATCGTCTTCGGCCTGCTCACGGGCGGCTTCCGCGGCTTCCAGCCCGCCGGCTGGATCGGCTCGATCATCGGTGCGGTGATCGTGCTGGTGGTCTACAACCGCGTCACCGGCCGCAAGCAGAACCGCCTGTAG
- a CDS encoding IclR family transcriptional regulator domain-containing protein, whose translation MPREGAGPDFIEALARGLEVIAAFGPDRPSMSLAEVAAATGLARPTARRILITLDELGYVRSEGRGYALTPRVLDLGVAYVRSQGLWEVARPHMEKLGARTNESVSIAQLDGSDIVYVARVSVPKIVSLAVQIGTRFPALPTSLGKVQLAALPVDELEAVLAQPTRSGLTARWRPDRAERDAALREVRARGWALTDEQLTLGIRSVAAPLRDGSGRVIAGLNVNCHAAETTVDHLLGHHLPLLLQAAGEISADFARVQDVPHVAVS comes from the coding sequence ATGCCACGCGAAGGCGCGGGTCCCGACTTCATCGAGGCGCTGGCCCGTGGCCTGGAGGTGATCGCGGCCTTCGGGCCCGACCGGCCGTCGATGTCGCTCGCCGAGGTCGCCGCGGCCACCGGCCTCGCGCGCCCCACGGCCCGGCGGATCCTCATCACGCTCGACGAGCTCGGCTACGTCCGCAGCGAGGGCCGCGGCTACGCGCTCACGCCGCGGGTGCTCGACCTCGGCGTCGCCTACGTCCGGTCGCAGGGGCTGTGGGAGGTCGCCCGGCCGCACATGGAGAAGCTGGGCGCGCGCACGAACGAGTCGGTCTCCATCGCGCAGCTCGACGGCTCCGACATCGTCTACGTCGCCCGGGTGTCGGTCCCCAAGATCGTGTCGCTGGCGGTGCAGATCGGGACCCGGTTCCCGGCCCTGCCGACGTCGCTGGGCAAGGTCCAGCTCGCCGCGCTGCCCGTCGACGAGCTGGAGGCGGTGCTGGCCCAGCCCACCCGCTCCGGGCTGACGGCCCGCTGGCGGCCCGACCGCGCCGAGCGCGACGCCGCGCTGCGCGAGGTCAGGGCGCGGGGCTGGGCGCTGACCGACGAGCAGCTGACGCTCGGCATCCGGTCGGTCGCGGCCCCGCTGCGCGACGGGTCCGGGCGGGTCATCGCCGGGCTCAACGTCAACTGCCACGCCGCCGAGACCACGGTCGACCACCTGCTGGGGCACCACCTCCCGCTGCTGCTGCAGGCCGCAGGCGAGATCAGCGCCGACTTCGCGCGGGTGCAGGACGTGCCGCACGTCGCGGTGTCCTGA